gctactactgctgctacctctactgctgctactactactactagtagtaatactgctactactactactgctactactgctgctacctctactgctgctactaatactactactactgctgctactgctactagtagtaatactgctgctactactactactactgctactactgctactgctactgctactgctactactactactgctactactactactactactactgctacttctactactactactgctactactgctactgctactgctacttctgctactactgctactgctactgctacttctactactactactgctacttctactactactactgctacttctactactactactgctactactactactactactactactactactgctgctgctactctgctactgctactactactactactgctactactgctactgctactactagtgctactgctactactgctgctacctctactgctgctactactactactagtagtaatactgctactactactactactgctactactgctgctacctctactgctgctactaatactactactgctgctactactactactagtagtaatgctactactactgctactactactactgctactactgctgctgctgccgctgctactactactactactgctactgctactactaccactactactactactactactagctactactgctactactgctgctactctactgctgctgctaatactgctactggtgctactactactactaccactactactactactactacctagtactactgctactactgctgctacctctactgctgctactactgctgctactactactactactactactactactactactactactactactactactgctgctgctacctcttctgctgctattactgctgctacctctactgctgctactaatactactactaatgctactactactactgctactactactactactactactactactgctattactgctactgatactactgctactactactactactactaatactgctactgctactgctactgctactgctactactactactgctactgctattactgctactgatactactgctactactactactactactactactaatactgctactgctactactactgctactactactactactactactactactactactactactactgctattactgctactgatactactgctactactagtgctactgctactactgctgctacctctactactgctactaatactactactgctgctactactactactagtagtaatactgctactactactactactgctactactgctgctacctctactgctgctactaatactactactgctgctactactactactactactactgctactactgctactgctacttctactactactactgctacttctactactactactgctactactactactactactactactactactgctactagtactactgctactactgctactactgctactagtactactgctacctctactactgctactactactactactactactactgctactgctgctactctactgctgctactaatactactactgctactactactactactactactgctactactactactactactactacaactgctactgctactcctactactgctactactagtagtagtactactgctaccactgctgctacctctactgctgctactaatactactactactactactactacttattaCTGGTGCTACTGATAcgactgatactactactactactgctactactactactgtgactgatactactactaatattgatactactactgatactactgatactactactgatactactactactactactactactactgctactactactactgctactgatactactgctagtgctactgatgctactactactactgctactactactactgtgactgatactactactactactgatactactactgatactactgatactactactgatactactactactactactgctgctactgatgctactgatactactactactgctgctgctactactactactgctactactgatatgactactactgctactactgatactactactgctgctactactactgctactactactactactgctactgatacttctgatactactactactgctactgatacttctgatactactactactgctgctactactactactactactacttctgatactattactactgctactactaatactattactactactactgctaggcctattagacctactaatactactactactactaatactactacgaatactactactgctaggcctattagacctactaatactactactcataataataataacaataatagtaataatagtattaataataataattttaaaaaacgtgTTAAGGCTCATAATAAAGATGTCGGCCTAATCACAATCATATAAATACACTCAAAACAAATGTTTTCTCTTTCTGTCGTTCATTTATTTAGAAGATATAGCTGCATGGGACACACTTCCCTGTTGGATTTGGCTGACAGGATGAGTAGAATACCAATGAAAACAAGTAgacaacagaggaacagaggaaggaAGGAATTCGTCAAAACGGCAGCGACATGAGGACACGTGGGACATTTCGTGACGCGCGCACATGTGGCCGTCGCAGTTTGTAAACATACTTGTGCACAAGTAAAACATCTTTTCTCAAACACAAAGTTATATTTGAACAATTAACACGacgacaaaaaaaacaacaacgtttGTGTCTTaatgtgagaaaaaaaaacaggcatTAACAGTGATTTCGTTCCACATTCCACACAGCTCTACTGGCAGATACTTCAATGGAGTGTTTCGTTCCAATGCATAGAATGTTTGCACTGCAAAACAAAGTACACAAAAGGAAAAGGTGATATTTTATCCATTgtgatcaccccccccccccccacccccacagaaTGTAATAGTCAACTACTTCTGTCTGATTCATGCGActtcatgtttttattttattttttaatcttcCCTTGTGAAAAGAAGCCAATAGCAAAATAGTTTATCTTGAAAACTCAGGACTGAGTTGTAGTGAGAAAGTGAtgtttgtaatatatatatatatatacacataaatatatatatatatatatacacatatatatatatacatatacacacacatacatatacatatacacacacatacatacatatacacacacatacatatatatatatatatatatatatatatatatatatatatatatatatatatatatatatatatatatatatatatatatatatatatatatatacacacacatacatatatattacaCAAAACCATTTGGACCTAAAAATAACTGATATAAACAAAACAAATGACTGCCTAAATGTTAGTGCACATTGTAAATAAATGTGATAATTGAATAGCTTTGACTGTCCCATTCAGAAGCGGAAGGACGATCGTATCATTCAGGCTTCTGCACTATTGGGATTCTTGTTTTAATTCAGTTTGCTACATTATGTTAAACAGAGTTCACAGCAGCCCCCAAAATATTATCacaaataaatacagaaataggTAAATAAATATTGTATTGTATATAAGCTTATTATAAATTAACCAAACCAGAAGAGTTCAACAATGAGGTAATTCGTAAATGGCTATAtaatatttcaaatcaaataacTCGCTAAAGCAAATTAACTTTTTTTTTCTCACAATGTTTTTAAAAAGGCAAAGTTGATTAGTTTCCTCTCAGAACCACTGCGCGAGTTTCCTCTGGAGGGTTTTCGGATATTTGCATACTTCACATTCACCAATAACGTGAAAATAAACTAAAACCGATATATGAAGCTTCATAAAATGTGCGTAGTATCTAATGGTCATTGTTTGTTTTTTGCACCCAAGTCGTAAACCCGTCGGCGACAAAAGAAGACCTTGGTCCCCAAATTCAGTCTCAacatttttcttgtttttttctgTTGTTTTTAAACGCATCAATAGCCTATAGTCAGTGGCAAGCGGAGAATTTTAACCGTTTCTGTTTTTGTCTTTGGTTGCAAAACCATACTCGAACCACGTTCTTTTTCAGGTCCAACTTTTCAGCGATAGCTGCTATCTTCTCGGACGACGGGCGAGGTTGTACGGCGAAGTAAGCCTCCAAAGATCTCTTTTCTGGTGCCGCTATCGACGTTCTCTTCCGTTTCTTTTCCCCTCCGCTATAAATGTCAGGTTTGTTGAGTttctctctctgcgcaccctcGGCCTCCTCGAGCCACGCCTGAAGGATGGGTTTAAGCGCTATCATGTTGTTATGGGACAGAGTCAACGATTCGAACCGACAAATGGTGCTTTGGCTTAGCGATCCCACGCCGGGTATCTTCAGGTTAACCAGCGCATTGCCAACGTCCGCCTGGGTCACCCCCAGCTTGATCCGCCTCTGCTTGAAGCGCTCCGCGAATGCCTCTAGTTCCCTGGGATCAGTGTCCGAGTCATTGATAGAGGAAAGGCCGTTGTTATTGAGTCCTGGCCCGCCCTGGCCCCCTCCATGGTGTCCAGGTAAAAGACCGTGGTGGGTGAGAGGGGAATTCATGTTCATAGCGGCCTGGTGCGAGAGGTGGCTCAAGCCATGCATGTGTGAGTGAGGGTGAGAAGAGGTGGAGATCAGCccgccaccacctcctccacccccgCCCCCGGAGCCGTCGTGGCTGGACATGAGAGCTAAGGACGGGGAGTTCATGTGGTCCATGAGGTCCGGGGTTCCAtgttggggtggtggtggtggtggtgatggtggtggtggtgggccagTGGCACCGTGGTGTTGGAAGAGCATGGCACGCTGTTCATGGTGTGGTAGGTGGCGTCCGGTTTGAAAGGGTGCGTCTTGCCCTGAGACACGGCGATGTCCACGGCAGCCAGAGCTTCGGCGCGGGCCAGGAGGGTCTCATCCAGGCTGGCGAATATGTTACTCTGCAGCTGTAATGAGAGGAGATGCGGAGAGAGGAAGGGCGCGCGAGGAGGGAACAGAAACAAAGCAAAgtgggggaaaagagagaaagaacaagcaCATGATGAATAAGTGGATATGTCAGCTGTGGGACTTCTAACAACACATAAAACACGAAGAATATTCCTTTTAGAAGACTGTCACCGAGTCATGAAAAAAAATGTCGGTAGCTTTTGTGTTCAGCGTGGCTTTCAAAAAGATCACAGGCGTGCGGGTGATTGCCGTGGAAATAtacatgaagaagaagaaaacattAAGGCGCACGCAGTTGGCTTTGGCAGAATGTGCCTCCGAGCGTTCCTTCCGTATTATTGCGCTCGCGCAGTCACAGTAACATTTAACGCTTACAACATGCAAAAGACCGCGCACAGAAAGAGCATAGAAAAGGAAGACACAAAGCAGAAGTTTTGGGGGTTTCATTTACCTGTGGAGCTTGCAGACAGGCTCTCCTTATTGCTTCCGAGCTGGAATGCAGAGTGGTGTATTTGTGCTCAGGTAAGCTCGGATGCATGGCGAAGTGTGGCTGTTTGCTATTCATTGACATCATCTTTGCGACTGTTTTTCTTTAAAGAGTAAAGGGGCTAAAATTGACGCAATGGAAAGATGTAgtagcctggtcacagacagtgATCCAGTAATGATGCAATACAGCCTTGAGCACGAAGATCACACAGTCAGAGATGCCTGCAGTCTCCCAGGCCGACGCACTTATCTGCCGTCTACTGTTCCCACTGGCTGccgagagggatgagagaagggcTCTTACACCTGAGTGTCTCAGATCTCGTCAAGCGGAGCTCGGCTTCTCTCGCGAGACATGGTGCAATGAACATTGCAGCCAGCCAGCCCTGTCAGATAACAAGCGAACAGCTTCAAGCAGTTAGTGGTTAactggagagcagaggagaccggCGCGGCGCGTGCGTTTTTATTTAGAGGGCTCTCAGCCTCCAGCCACGAGACGGACACGCACGGGGTTTGAACACCTGTAGCTCGAGCTTGGATGTTTTATTCAATTTGAATCCCTGATATTTGGTTGTTTATGCTTTCGTTCATAGGAATTCACAtccgtttttttgtttttgtttgttgcaaTATTCACTGTCATCTTTTTTTTTGGCAGACAACTGATTTAATTTTCTTCACAGACATCATTTCAAAAATATATTCAACAAAGGCTATTCCAAGTCATAGCCTACTGACGTACGTCCCTTAAGACAATGCATTTCTATTTGGATTCCTTTAAAAATAGGTCTTAAAGGAAAAACGATGCAAATAAAATGGTGCGAGGCCGGAAATGGGCGTCATAGGCCTCTGCAGTCTAGTCATTATGCAACATCCGTTATTTGAAGCATTTGTCCAAACGGCCCTGAATCAAGACGTgtatttgagagaaaaaaaaatagagAGACCACGATAGTCACTTTAGTTTATTGAAATATTGAATTGATATGAGCAGAAGGGTTGTAGAGTAAGGCGATCATCAAGCAATACAACACGGAACCGGAGTAATATCTCGCGCCGCCCTCGGGATTGCAATTCTCCTAaatgcagagaaagagagcgggggggggggtctgtctgCCCTCTGACTTTACCGGGCGAAATAGCCTAAATATTTAAATAGCAAATTCATGGTGCAGGAACAGTGGAGCCAGTTTAATTATAGACACAATGGAAATCGATGCGCCAAATTCATATGAATGAATCTAAATTGATATCTATAGCTAAAATATTTTATTCCAAACTAAATATGTTCTCAGCGTTCCAGCTAAATAAGAGGAAATCGAATTGCCTTTTTTAAAATTTGTGACCAGCTCTGAACTCCATAAAGTTACCTGAACATGTTATATTTTGTCGCAGCACATCGAAGGTGGGACTAAAACCAGAACATTGAATGACCACACGAGAATTCGTGCATGTAAAAATGTCTCTCTATTCCCCGGCCTACACGAGTGCCCACGGTGCTCCGTTCTGACATCCACTATACAGGGATGAGGGTGCCTGTTCGGACGCACAGTAGGAGAAGTTGGTTTCCGGATGTAATACCGTTGGTACACTGGCCTATAGGTGTTATCCTGTTCGCTCATATTAACCCCTAGACGCCAtgacaccccccacccccccaacctTTATCACAACCACCCGCCagaagaacactaaacaaattGATTTAATATCACCACGGTAACCTTGTACAGTCGTTACCAAATTAAATTAATCCACAATGAATTAAACACTTCATTTATTCAAAACGACTTGCAGAAACGGTTGAGCCCAATAAAATGTTCATGCCGTGATTGGAGGTAGTAGGCGATGAGAACCGTAACATTTGCATAATAAATAAAAGGGGTGTGGCGCCACACTCGGAAGCTAAAGGAGGCTCAGGCGGGTGGGAGGTCTTTGTAGGAGTGAAGTATGTGTCCTGGTCTGTTACTGTGTGTATTTACACTTAGTTTCAGGGGATACAGACGAACACGGGGCGCTTTAGGGGTTACAGGGAGACACCcgtgagctttaggggatacatggGGACatgatgagctttaggggatacagacaaacacgatgagctttaggggatacagacggacactatgagctttatgggatacagacggacactatgagctttaggggatacagactgaCCACTGAGCTTTAGGAGATACAGACAaacacgatgagctttaggggatacagggtCAAACAgggagctttaggggatacagacggacaccatgagctttaggggatacagacggacactatgagctttaggAGATACAGACAaacacgatgagctttaggggatacagacggacacgatgagctttaggggatacagggtCAAACAgggagctttaggggatacagacggacacgatgggctttaggggatacagggtCAAACAgggagctttaggggatacagacggacactatgagctttaggggatacagacaaacacgatgagctttaggggatacagggtCAAACAgggagctttaggggatacagacggacaccatgagctttaggggatacagacaaacacgatgagctttaggggatacagacggacactatgagctttatgggatacagacggacactatgagctttaggggatacagactgaCCACTGAGCTTTAGGAGATACAGACAaacacgatgagctttaggggatacagggtCAAACAgggagctttaggggatacagacggacacgatgagctttaggggatacagggtCAAACAgggagctttaggggatacagacggacacgatgggctttaggggatacagggtCAAACAgggagctttaggggatacagacggacactatgagctttaggAGATACAGACAaacacgatgagctttaggggatacagacggacactatgagctttaggggatacagacggacaccgTGAGCTTTAGGGAATACATGGGGACatgatgagctttaggggatacagacggacacgatgagctttaggggacACATGGGGACACAATGAGCTTTAGGGGACACATGGGGACACAATGAGCTTTAGGGGACACATGGggacactatgagctttaggggatacatggGGACACAATGAGCTTTAGGGGACACAGACTGAcactgagctttaggggatacagacggacactatgagctttaggggatacagacggacacgatgagctttaggggatacagacggacactatgagctttaggggatacatggGGACACAATGAGCTTTAGGGGTTACAGACGGACACTAtgggctttaggggatacagacggacactatgagctttaggggatacagacggacactatgagctttaggggatacatgggcacactatgagctttaggggatacagacagacacgatgggctttaggggatacagacaaACACGAtgggctttaggggatacagacaaacacgatgagctttaggggatacagacggacacgatgagctttaggggatacagacggacacgatgagctttaggggatatgATGAGCATTAGATAGATAACAACAACAGTAAAGAGGAGACTGGAGacaggaactctgcctagaaggccagcatcccagagaaacctcttcactgttgacgttgagactggtgttttgcgggtactatttaatgaagctgccagttgaggacttgtaaggtgtctgtttctcaaactagacacgtTACCATCAAATTAAGTTTTATTTGTTGCAATAATTGGTCTACAAATTCCACAAAATGTACTGAAAATAACAGTTTTATTTTCAGGAATAATTTGATgccaatacatacatacacataagcAACAGATTGAAAGAAGCAGTTAGCATTAGCAACAGATTGAAAGAAGCAGTTAGCATTAGCAACAGTTTGAAAGAAGCCGTTAGCATTAGCAACAGATTGAAAGAAGCAGTTAGCATTAGCAACAGATTGAAAGAAGCCGTTAGCATTAGCAACAGATTGAAAGAAGCAGTTAGCATTAGCAACAGATTGAAAGATGCAGTTAGCATTAGCAACAGTTTGAAAGAAGCCGTTAGCATTAGCAACAGTTTGAAAGAAGCCGTTAGCATTAGCAACAGTTTGAAAGAAGCCGTTAGCATTAGCAACAGTTTGAAAGAAGCTGTTAGCATTAGCAACAGATTGAAAGAAGCAGTTAGCATTTGCAACAGATTGAAAGAAGCTGTTAGCATTAGCAACAGATTGAAAGAAGCAGTTAGCATTAGCAACAGATTGAAAGATGCAGTTAGCATTAGCAACAGTTTGAAAGAAGCCGTTAGCATTAGCAACAGATTGAAAGAAGCAGTTAGCATTAGCAACAGATTGAAAGAAGCAGTTAGCATTAGCAACAGA
This portion of the Oncorhynchus gorbuscha isolate QuinsamMale2020 ecotype Even-year unplaced genomic scaffold, OgorEven_v1.0 Un_scaffold_512, whole genome shotgun sequence genome encodes:
- the LOC124018443 gene encoding LOW QUALITY PROTEIN: POU domain, class 4, transcription factor 1-like (The sequence of the model RefSeq protein was modified relative to this genomic sequence to represent the inferred CDS: inserted 1 base in 1 codon) — translated: MMSMNSKQPHFAMHPSLPEHKYTTLHSSSEAIRRACLQAPQLQSNIFASLDETLLARAEALAAVDIAVSQGKTHPFKPDATYHTMNSVPCSSNTTVPLAHHHHHHHHHHHPNMEPXDLMDHMNSPSLALMSSHDGSGGGGGGGGGGLISTSSHPHSHMHGLSHLSHQAAMNMNSPLTHHGLLPGHHGGGQGGPGLNNNGLSSINDSDTDPRELEAFAERFKQRRIKLGVTQADVGNALVNLKIPGVGSLSQSTICRFESLTLSHNNMIALKPILQAWLEEAEGAQREKLNKPDIYSGGEKKRKRTSIAAPEKRSLEAYFAVQPRPSSEKIAAIAEKLDLKKNVVRVWFCNQRQKQKRLKFSACH